The following DNA comes from Streptomyces sp. NBC_00690.
GCCGTGCCCGTCGTCGGCATCCCCCTGGCGCGGCGGCCGTAGCCGGTTGTCCACGATGGCCGCGAGCGCGTCGGTCATGCGCAGCAGCACCAGCCGGATGGTGTCGGGGACCGGCACGCCGGCGGCATCCGCCTCGGCGACCGCTGCGAGGCCGAGCTCCAGGACGAGTCCGTGGTACTCGGTGGCCAGCTCGCGATTGAGGCCGGAGCTGAAGGTGTTGCTGCGCAGGTGCCGTTCCAGTGACCGCAGTGCGTCGGCCCGCCAACGCTCCGATGAAGGGAACCACCCGAACGCGCAGGCCGCAGCGAACTGCCCGGCAGCCTCCGCGATGATGTGGTTGTTCGCCGAAGACGCCCGGCTGGGGAAGGCGGCCAGCCAGCGCTGGTGGTGCCAGATCTGCTGGAGCGCCACCGGGTTGCCCTCGAACAGTGCGGTCGCGCCCGACCAGCCGTCCAGCAGCCGACGGATCCACACCCAGGAGAGCAGCCGGATACCCAGCTCGATGCCACTGATCCAGTGCACGCTTCGCAGCGGCGCGTTGGCCGCCCACCACGACCGCAGATGCTTGGCCACCCGCTCGGCGTACTGCTCGTTCCCGGTGATCGCATAGGCGGCGGCGAGCACGGTGAGGTACTGGTGCCGGGACAGCTCCCAGATCTGCTTGATGTCCCCGGCTTCGTCCTCGTTCCGGTACGGCACGTCGAAGGCGTAGCCCCAGGGCGCCCGGCGCCCGGTCTTCGGGTCGTACCACCAGTCCGGTTCGTCCAGGTCGTCGCGGACCACCCCGAAGTACTCGACGTGCCCCGCCATCAGCCGGTCCGCCTCGGCGATCAGACGCTTCGCGGCGTCCGGTGGCACTGCGGTGATCGTCCCGACGGGCAGTACCGCGGTGAACCGGGCGCCGGTCACACTCGGGCCGTCCGGCAGCCCGGAGCGCCAGCGTCGTCTGCGCACCGCGTCGCCCGCCCGGCCGCCGACCTCCCGCGGCCCCATCCGCGACAGCCGCCGCAGGTACCAGCCCAAGGACGTGCTCGTGGTCATCGGCCGCTCGCCAACGTCACCGGCGCGCCGCCGGCCAAGCTGGTCTGTACGGCGAGGGTGGCGGCCGTGGTGGCGACCAACGACTCCAGCGGCATGGGCATCGGCCCGCCGCTCCGCACGGCCTCAAGGAAAGCACCCACTTCGGCGCGCTGGCCCTTGTCACGGGCCTTGGCCAGCCGCGGGCTGCTCCACCGCTTGCGGCCGTATACCGAGGCACGGACGAAGTCGTCGAGCCGCAACACCTTGCCGTCCGCGATCAGGTCCAGCGTCTCCTTGGGGAAGCCGGGTGAGCCGGTGGTGACGTAGCTGATGGTGGCGGTGGAGCCGCCCGGGTAGCCCAGCACGATCTGGAGGTCGCCGCCGCCTTCGCTGCCGGACGTGGCGACCGCGTACACGGACACCGGGTCGGCGGCGAGCAGCCAGCTCGCCGTGTCGATGAAGTGCCCGCCCTCGCCGACGAACCGCGACCCTTCGGTGTCCTGGCGGAGGTACCAGCTGCCTTGCTCCAGGCGGCCCGCGTTGACCAGGTAGCGCAGGCTCGCCGGACCGCTCCGGGCACCGAACCGCTTCCTGGCCTCCTGCAACAGTGGTGCGAACCTGCGGTTGAAGCCCACCTGGAGCCGGTCGTTGCCGGACTCCTCCACCGCCGCGAGCACGCCGGCCAACTCGTCCTGGTCGAGCGCCAACGGCTTCTCCACGAACACCGCCTTGCCGGCCAGCAGCGCTCTCCGGGTCAGTTCGGCGTGCGAGTTGTGCCGGGTGACGACGAACACCGCGTCGATGGAGGGGTCGCCGAGCACGGCGTCGAGATCGGTGGTCGCCTCCTCGAAGCCGAACTTCCGCTTCGCATTGACCGCGGACAGCGCCGTTGTGGTGACGACCGTGGATAGCTCCACGCCGTCGCGTCGGGCCAGGTGGGGCAGCAGCATCGACGTCGCGTAGTTCCCCGCGCCGATGAAGCCCACCCGTACCGATGCCTTGGCGGACCGCGCCGGGGCCGAGGCTCCACCGCCGCGTCGCACTGCTGGCACGGTGATCACCGGGGCAACCGCTTCGGCCGCCCGTTCCGATGCGCCAGGGCCTGCCGGGTGATCGGAGCCTTCGGGGTAGCGGAACAGCACCGCCACGGCCTTCAGATCGCCGTCCTTCAGGCTCTGGTACGTCTTCACGGCGTCATCGAAGTCGGCGATGTGGGAGACCAGGGGCTCCACGTCGATGCGATCGCGCGCCATGAGATCGAGGAAGCACGCCAGATTGCGACGCTCGGTCCAGCGCACATAGCCGATCGGGTAGTCCCGGCCTTCGAGCTCGTACTCCGGGTCGTAGCGCCCGGGGCCGTACGAGCGGGAGAACCGGACGTCGAGTTCCTTCATGTAGTACGCGTTCCACGGCAGGTCGAGGCGGCACTTGCCGATGTCGATGACCCGGCCGCGGTCCCGGCTCAGCCGAGCGGCCAACTCGACGGGCTGGTTGCTGCCCCCGCCCGCGGCCAGATACACCTGGTCCACACCATGACCGTCGGTCAGCTCGGCGACGGAGCTCTCCACGGCCGCGGACGCGGGATCGCCACAGGCCACCGCGCCCAGCCGCTCGGCGATCTCGCACCGCACCGGGTCGGGGTCGACACCGACGACGCGCACTCCCGAGGCGGCCAGCAACTGCACCACCAACTGCCCGATCAGCCCGAGGCCGATGACCAGCGCCACGTCGCCGAGCTGCGACTCGCCGCGGCGGACACCCTGCAACGCGATCGACCCGACGGTTCCGAAGGCCGCGTGCCGCGGTGAGAGACCGTCCGGCACCGGCGTGTACAGGTTCTTCGGAACCCAGTTGAGCTCCGCGTGCAACGCGTGCTCATTGCCGGCACACGCCACCAGGTCGCCGACCTTCACATCGTCGATCCCCGGGCCGACCTCCTCGACCACCCCGCACAGCGAGTAGCCCAGCGGTGTGTAGGAGTCCAGCTTGCCCATCACCTTGCGGTAGGTGGCGGGCACCCCGTTGGTGGCCACGCTCTGCACCACCTTGGCCACCTGGTCCGGCCGGGAACGGGCCTTGCCCAACATCGACATGCCGGCCTCGGACACCTTCATGAGCTCGGTCCCGGTGGAGATCAGCGAATAGGCGCTCCGTACCAGCACACCACCCGGCTTGCACCGGGGCACCGGCACGTCGAGCAGCGCCAGCTCGCCGCTCTTGTAGTTCTGCACAACCTGTTTCACCCGAGCTCCTCTTGTTTCTACGCCGTCAAGCCGTCATGCCGTTCAGTTCTGGCTGGAGCCAGAGGTCGCGCCGCGATACCAGTACTCAAGGGTCAGCACATGCCACAGATGCTTGGAGAAGTCCCGCTGCCCGGCGGCGTCCTCGGCGACGAGTCGCGCCAGCGCATCCCGGCGCAGAAACCCGGATCGGACGAGCACGCCGTCGTTCACCACCTCGCGCACCAGCGGCGCCAGATCCCTGCTCATCCAGGCCCGCAGCGGGGCGCTGAACAGGCCCTTGGGCCGGTACACGATCTCCCGCGGCAGGATCGAGGTGGCCGCCTCCTTGAGGACCGCCTTCCCCTGCCGTCCGACGATCTTGCGGTTGCCGGGCACCGCGAAGGCGGCCTTGACCACCTCGACGTCCACGTACGGCACCCGCACCTCGGTCGACGCGGCCATGCTGGACCGGTCCGTGTACGCGAGATTCAAACCCGGCAGGAACATCCGGGCATCGCCCAGACACATCCGGTTGACGAAGTCGTCGAGGTCGTTGTCCTGGTAGATGTCCCGGTGCTCACTCAGCACGTCGTCGACCGTCCCGGCCAGATCCGGATTGATCAGGGCGAGCAGTTCGTCCTGGTCGTACATGGTGTAGCTGCGGCGGAACGCGGTCTCCTCCGGCAACTCGGCGAAGGAGAGGAACCGCTTGGCGAAGCGCACCGACCGGTACCCCCGGCGGGCCGTGGCGACCGGCAGCCGGTCCACGACCCCGGCAACCCCCTGCCGCAGGGGACGCGGGACGCGCTGGTAGCGCAGCGCAAGGAGGTTAGCCAGGTGCTTGCGGTACCCGGCGAACAATTCGTCGGCACCCATCCCCGAGAGCATCACCTTGACGCCGGCCTCTCGGGCGGCCTCGCAGATCAGGAATGTGTTGATCGCTGCGGGGTCCCCAATCGGCTCGTCCAGGTGGTGCGTCATCCGCGGCAGTAGGTCGAGCACGTTCGGAGCGATCTCGATCTCATGCAGGTCGACGCCGAACCGCTCGGCCACCTGCCGCGCATAGCGCAGATCGTCCGGCATCGCCTCGAACTTGGCGTCCTCGGGGCGGAATCCGATCGTGTAGGCGGAGATCCCCGGCCGGTCGCGGGCCGCCAGCGCCGTCAGATAGCTGGAGTCGAGACCACCGGAGAGGAAGGTCGCCACGGGGACGTCGGACAGTAGGTGCCGTCGGGTCGACTCCTCGACGATGGCGCCCACGTCCGGCTGCTCGCCGCTGCGGGCCCGCTCCCGACCCTCGGCGGCCACGTCCTTCAGGTTCCAGAACCGGCCGCGCTCCACCCGACCGTCGGGCCGGCACCTGAGCCAGCTACCCGGCGGGAGCTTCTCCGCTTCGCGGAATGCGCACCGCGAGTCGGGCACCCAGTAGTACAGGAGCGAGGCCACCAGCGCCGCATGGTCCACCTCCAGCGACCCACCGGTCACGGCGACGAGCGCCTTGAGCTCGGAGGCGAACATCAGGCCCGTACCGCGCCGGAGTAGGAACAGCGGCTTGATGCCGAGTTGGTCGCGGGCGAGCACCAGATCACCGGTTCGCTCGTCGAAGACCGCGAACGCGAACATGCCGCGCAGCCGGGGCAGACAGTCCGTGCCCCAGCGCCGCCATGCCTCCAGCAGCACCTCGGAGTCGGACGTGCCACGAAAGCGCACCCCGGCGGCCGTCAGTTCGGCACGGAGTTCGGGCGCGTTGTACAGCTCGCCGTTGTACGTGAGGGCCAGACCGTCCGAGACCATCGGTTGGGCGCCGGTGTCGGACAGGTCGATGATTGCCAGCCGACGGTGTCCGAGGTGCACTTCGCCGTCACCGACGGAGTGGTTGTAGCGGCCTGCCCCGTCCGGACCGCGGTGGGCGAGGACATCGGTGAGCCGGTCGGTCACGACCTTCCCGTCCGGCCATCGGTAAGTGCCTGCGATTCCACACATGTCTACCGCGCCTCCTGGTCGCTGTCCGGAACCAGCGCGGTCGGCATCGACGGCCGCTCCGTCCGCGGCTGGCCCGTTCCGTTCTGCCGGGCCAGCCGCTCGGTCAGCGGTTGCCCCGTTCCGTTCTGCCGGGCCAACCGCTCGTACTGGCCGCGCAACGCGGTGTGCAGCCCGTCCCACAGCGTGCCGTCGGTACGGTCACGCGGATCGGGGTCGACCAGCACCACACCGATCACCGGTATTCGCTGGTCCGCGAGCTGCCGGGCCACGGTGTGCAGCCATGCGGCGCTGCCGTGCCCGGCCCGCACCACGAGCACGGTCTGGGCACCGAGGTACTGGAGGTCGGTCCACGCCGTGCCGGGCGCGACCGAGCCGACGCCGATCCGGCGCGCCTGCTGCGGCACGGACGCGACGATGTCGCCGCTGACCACGGTCGGCCCTCCCAACTTCCGACGGTTGTTGGCGAGCTCCGGACCCGGCAGACCGTTGACGACGACCATCGGCCCCTCCTCGGCCAGTGCCTCGGCGACGTTCAGGGCGATCGCACTCGCGCTGTGCGCACACCCCAGTTCCAGCAGCGAAACCGGTTCGGTGGAGCCCCGCACGATGCGGGTCAGGGTCACGGTGAGCCGTTCGCGTGCCGCCCGGGTCCGTCGGCTCTGCCACAGCCCGATCGACCGGCGGGGCACGCGACGTAGCTCCGCGATGACGGAGGCGCCCAGGTTCGCCGCGATCTCCCGGCGCAGCACGGGACGGTCCGCGACCACCGTGCCGACCGCTGCCAGCGCGAGTCCGAGGACGAGTCCGAGCACGAGCCCGATCGCGGCATTGGTGACGGCGGTCTTGGGCAGGGAGTGCTGCACCGCCCGGGGTGCATCCACGATCTGTGTGCCGGTGATGACCTGGGGCGTGCCGGTGCGCACCTCCGCGGCGCGCTGGTCGAACTCGGCGATCCGTGAGTTGAGTTCGGCTCGGCGGGCGAAGAGCGACTCGATGCTCGCCGACGATTTCGGGTCGCTCTCCGGCGACCGGTCTCCGATCGACTTGTTGACCCGGGCGAGTTCGTCCCGCATGCGGTCACGCTGGTCGAGCAGGGCCTCGGACTCGGCCTTCGCGGCTGCCCACATCCGCCCCACGTGATCGGCGATGAACGCATCGGCCAATGCCTTGGCCCGGGCCACCGCTTGTGCGTCGCTGTCACCCGTCACATCGATCTGCAACAGGTTGTTGGTCAGCCCGGTGCCACGGTAGTCCTGGATGAAGTCTTCCGGCTTGTCCGGGGAGTTGAGGGTCTTGAGGGCCTTTCCTGCGATCCGGGTGGTCCCCAGCAGTGCGACGTCGGTACGGATCAGTGTTCCGGTGTCGTTCGGCTGGTCCTCCTTGTGGGTGACCAGCACCTTGGTCACCGCGGTCGGAGGCGGCGGCAGCATGACCGCCACTGCCGCACCGAGCAGCAGTCCCAGTAGTGCCATGGAACACCAGAGGCGGCGGCGCCTGCGTACGGAAACCACCAGCGCTTGCAGGTCCAGCAACGGAGCGCCTGTCGACGGCTCCGAAGTCGTGCTCGTCGTCACACCGACTCTCCCGTCGCGTGGCCGCGTACCGCGAGTACCGGAGTGGCCTTCTCCGGTGGGGGGCCGGTGGACGGCGTCGGACGGGTCCGGACCGTGCCGGCGACGACGATGCCGATGATGTTGTGACCGCCGTCCGCACACGCCTCGGCGATGCCGGCGAGCTCTCCCGCGGTCCAACTGCCCGCGCTGAGCACGACCAGGGCACCCGACTCGGTGTCGCGGTCCGGCACCATCGGCTGGGACACCGAGACCTCCACCACCCGCAGCACGGGGTTCGCCGTGGTCGTAGGGCTCGGCGAAGGATCGCTTTCCGCCTCGGCGACAAGTTGCCCCGCTGCTCGAAGGGCGGTCCCATCTCCCTCCGGCACGACGACCAGCAGTCTCCCAGGGGAGGGCAGTTGGTCCCGAAGGCGGGCACACACCCGTCGATAGCGGATCTGTCTGCTGGCCTCGTCGCCGGATGCTTGTGGGGTCGGTGTGTCCCACCGGCCGTCCACACCCAGCAGCCGGCGGATCCGGGCCCGCGGGCCGAGCTCTTCCGGCCGTTCCGAGCTGCCTTTGCCGGGCACGTCGACCGTACCCAGCAGCGCCGAGCCCAGTGCCGCGACGATCTCGGGCTCGGTGCGCAGTCGGCGATTCAGCCGTGCGGCGGCGAGGTGGCCGACGACAGCGAGCAGAGGGAACAGCAGCGCCCCGGCGGCGATGAGTTGCACCCTCGTCGGCGGCGCCTCGCCGGTCGGCCGGGGCGCCGGCCCCATGATCACCATGCCCGCCTTGTTGCGCGCCGTATCCGCCTGGTCCAGCTTCTTCATAGCCTCTTCCAGCGCGGTACGCAGCTTCGCGAGCGCGGTGCGGGCCTGCACGCTCTCCACGGTCTGCCCCGGATCGGCGGCATTGGCCAACTCGGTGATGTGACGGTTCGTCTGCACGACTTTCTGTCGCAGCGCCTCGGGGCCCGTGGCCGCCTCGGAGTCCGCACCGTCGCCTGCGATGCGCGCGGCGAACGCCACGAGTTGCTGGGCCACCCGGTCGGAGAGCTGCTGCGCGCGCTCCGGAGTCTCGGCCGTGCCCGAGATCCTGATGATGTTCCCGTCAGCGGTCTCGGCGCTCACCCGATCCCGTAACTCACCGCCGCTGACGCCCCTCCAGTCGAGCGTGGCAGCCGCCCGGTCGACCACCGCCGAACTGGTCGCGATGTCCACCTGGGTCAGCAGTTCGCGTTCTTCCCACTGCCCCGGCAGCAGTACGGATGCCGACGCCGTGTAGCGCGGCGGAAACAGCAGCGAAGTGCCGTAGCCGACGAGTGCGCCCAGCACGGTGAGGACGGCGAGCAGCCGCCAGCGCCGACGGAGGATCCGCCCGATCGTGACCAGGCGTATTATCTCATTGCTCAACGACGCGGCCTCTTCTTCCCGGTGCTGACCGGGTTGCCCGCCGACACCGGAGTGTG
Coding sequences within:
- a CDS encoding heparinase II/III family protein produces the protein MTTSTSLGWYLRRLSRMGPREVGGRAGDAVRRRRWRSGLPDGPSVTGARFTAVLPVGTITAVPPDAAKRLIAEADRLMAGHVEYFGVVRDDLDEPDWWYDPKTGRRAPWGYAFDVPYRNEDEAGDIKQIWELSRHQYLTVLAAAYAITGNEQYAERVAKHLRSWWAANAPLRSVHWISGIELGIRLLSWVWIRRLLDGWSGATALFEGNPVALQQIWHHQRWLAAFPSRASSANNHIIAEAAGQFAAACAFGWFPSSERWRADALRSLERHLRSNTFSSGLNRELATEYHGLVLELGLAAVAEADAAGVPVPDTIRLVLLRMTDALAAIVDNRLRPPRQGDADDGHGLVLDGAGTDRWGSLLTTGDAVFGGLSWWPAVTGTDVRTPLLAALIRPYAQEGSAPAATRPASRPAHFADAGLTILRGPAGIWCRCDGGPHGFLSIAAHAHADALSVEVRHDGVDVLADPGTYCYHGQPDWRQYFRSTLGHNTLQLDGDDQSGSGGPFLWTRHARSRVLVADTAGAAEGTTARWCAEHDGYQGSVHRRRVELTAGSRELRVVDEVSGPRRPARLAFHLGPAITADLVESRAVLTWTRDGKDRSAVLDLPEQLRWQAHRGESNPPLGWYSPGFGRKEPTTTLVGTGFADGAAPLGEFTTVLTFHD
- a CDS encoding bi-domain-containing oxidoreductase; translated protein: MKQVVQNYKSGELALLDVPVPRCKPGGVLVRSAYSLISTGTELMKVSEAGMSMLGKARSRPDQVAKVVQSVATNGVPATYRKVMGKLDSYTPLGYSLCGVVEEVGPGIDDVKVGDLVACAGNEHALHAELNWVPKNLYTPVPDGLSPRHAAFGTVGSIALQGVRRGESQLGDVALVIGLGLIGQLVVQLLAASGVRVVGVDPDPVRCEIAERLGAVACGDPASAAVESSVAELTDGHGVDQVYLAAGGGSNQPVELAARLSRDRGRVIDIGKCRLDLPWNAYYMKELDVRFSRSYGPGRYDPEYELEGRDYPIGYVRWTERRNLACFLDLMARDRIDVEPLVSHIADFDDAVKTYQSLKDGDLKAVAVLFRYPEGSDHPAGPGASERAAEAVAPVITVPAVRRGGGASAPARSAKASVRVGFIGAGNYATSMLLPHLARRDGVELSTVVTTTALSAVNAKRKFGFEEATTDLDAVLGDPSIDAVFVVTRHNSHAELTRRALLAGKAVFVEKPLALDQDELAGVLAAVEESGNDRLQVGFNRRFAPLLQEARKRFGARSGPASLRYLVNAGRLEQGSWYLRQDTEGSRFVGEGGHFIDTASWLLAADPVSVYAVATSGSEGGGDLQIVLGYPGGSTATISYVTTGSPGFPKETLDLIADGKVLRLDDFVRASVYGRKRWSSPRLAKARDKGQRAEVGAFLEAVRSGGPMPMPLESLVATTAATLAVQTSLAGGAPVTLASGR
- the asnB gene encoding asparagine synthase (glutamine-hydrolyzing) encodes the protein MCGIAGTYRWPDGKVVTDRLTDVLAHRGPDGAGRYNHSVGDGEVHLGHRRLAIIDLSDTGAQPMVSDGLALTYNGELYNAPELRAELTAAGVRFRGTSDSEVLLEAWRRWGTDCLPRLRGMFAFAVFDERTGDLVLARDQLGIKPLFLLRRGTGLMFASELKALVAVTGGSLEVDHAALVASLLYYWVPDSRCAFREAEKLPPGSWLRCRPDGRVERGRFWNLKDVAAEGRERARSGEQPDVGAIVEESTRRHLLSDVPVATFLSGGLDSSYLTALAARDRPGISAYTIGFRPEDAKFEAMPDDLRYARQVAERFGVDLHEIEIAPNVLDLLPRMTHHLDEPIGDPAAINTFLICEAAREAGVKVMLSGMGADELFAGYRKHLANLLALRYQRVPRPLRQGVAGVVDRLPVATARRGYRSVRFAKRFLSFAELPEETAFRRSYTMYDQDELLALINPDLAGTVDDVLSEHRDIYQDNDLDDFVNRMCLGDARMFLPGLNLAYTDRSSMAASTEVRVPYVDVEVVKAAFAVPGNRKIVGRQGKAVLKEAATSILPREIVYRPKGLFSAPLRAWMSRDLAPLVREVVNDGVLVRSGFLRRDALARLVAEDAAGQRDFSKHLWHVLTLEYWYRGATSGSSQN
- a CDS encoding Wzz/FepE/Etk N-terminal domain-containing protein; translation: MTTSTTSEPSTGAPLLDLQALVVSVRRRRRLWCSMALLGLLLGAAVAVMLPPPPTAVTKVLVTHKEDQPNDTGTLIRTDVALLGTTRIAGKALKTLNSPDKPEDFIQDYRGTGLTNNLLQIDVTGDSDAQAVARAKALADAFIADHVGRMWAAAKAESEALLDQRDRMRDELARVNKSIGDRSPESDPKSSASIESLFARRAELNSRIAEFDQRAAEVRTGTPQVITGTQIVDAPRAVQHSLPKTAVTNAAIGLVLGLVLGLALAAVGTVVADRPVLRREIAANLGASVIAELRRVPRRSIGLWQSRRTRAARERLTVTLTRIVRGSTEPVSLLELGCAHSASAIALNVAEALAEEGPMVVVNGLPGPELANNRRKLGGPTVVSGDIVASVPQQARRIGVGSVAPGTAWTDLQYLGAQTVLVVRAGHGSAAWLHTVARQLADQRIPVIGVVLVDPDPRDRTDGTLWDGLHTALRGQYERLARQNGTGQPLTERLARQNGTGQPRTERPSMPTALVPDSDQEAR
- a CDS encoding Wzz/FepE/Etk N-terminal domain-containing protein; its protein translation is MSNEIIRLVTIGRILRRRWRLLAVLTVLGALVGYGTSLLFPPRYTASASVLLPGQWEERELLTQVDIATSSAVVDRAAATLDWRGVSGGELRDRVSAETADGNIIRISGTAETPERAQQLSDRVAQQLVAFAARIAGDGADSEAATGPEALRQKVVQTNRHITELANAADPGQTVESVQARTALAKLRTALEEAMKKLDQADTARNKAGMVIMGPAPRPTGEAPPTRVQLIAAGALLFPLLAVVGHLAAARLNRRLRTEPEIVAALGSALLGTVDVPGKGSSERPEELGPRARIRRLLGVDGRWDTPTPQASGDEASRQIRYRRVCARLRDQLPSPGRLLVVVPEGDGTALRAAGQLVAEAESDPSPSPTTTANPVLRVVEVSVSQPMVPDRDTESGALVVLSAGSWTAGELAGIAEACADGGHNIIGIVVAGTVRTRPTPSTGPPPEKATPVLAVRGHATGESV